The Oncorhynchus clarkii lewisi isolate Uvic-CL-2024 chromosome 12, UVic_Ocla_1.0, whole genome shotgun sequence genome segment TTCCTGTAAGCAGGGCACTTAGCCTTAAGGAGGGTCAGTGACTGCAGTTAAATAGAGAAGGCCATCTCAGAAGAATCTGTTTGTGTCAGTGGTAGTAATGGGGTTCTGTTACTACTCAACCCTGGTCAATGGAGAGCCATCTCAGAAGAATCTGTTTGTGTCAGTGGTAGTAATGGGGTTCTGTTACTACTCAACCCTGGTCAATGGAGAGCCATCTCAGAAGAATCTGTTTGTGTCAGTGGTAGTAATGGGGTTCTGTTACTACTCAACCCTGGTCAATGGAGAGCCATCTCAGAAGAATCTGTTTGTGTCAGTGGTAGTAATGGGGTTCTGTTACTACTCAACCCTGGTCAATGGAGAGCCATCTCAGAAGAATCTGTTTGTGTCAGTGGTAGTAATGGGGTTCTGTTACTACTCAACCCTGGCCAATGGAGAGCCATCTCAgaagagacagactgacacacaggaACAGTTACAAAGTAAAGGTTCAAAATGTCTATTTGTAAAAATACCTATTCAACTGTTAAATCAACATTCTGTCACTGGTAGACAGACTTCCTGCCTTTTCTGatgaaaatataataataatcagatGCATTCATATTGATTGGTCATGTTCTGTTGTAATGATAACTGATTGGGCATGTTGTTATGAGGAGGCAGACTCCTGTTGTATCCTGGGAGCTCCTCCGAGGCCTTGCTCCGAGCGGCAGACTGATTCTTACCAACATGTATTATTCCAGGGCATCTCGAGCAACACCCACTCACGCCCATAAACCGCTTCAAAGTCCACACGGACACATTACTTAGCATACTGAGTGGTCCAGGGCACAGATTTATTTAGGAAAAAGAACAACTTTGAATCCATCCAGTCTTTACAACACAAGGTACCAATATCAAAATaagatatacactatatatatacacaaaagtatgtggacacccctttaaattagtggatttggctatatCAGCCACAACCCGTTCATAACTGTATTAAAATAATTAataattgagcacacagccatgcaatctccgtagacaaacattgccagtagagcagtcataggatgccacctgtccaacaagtcagttcgtcaaatttctgccctgctagagctgtcctggtcaactgtaagtgctgtattgtgaagtggaaacgtctaggagcaacaacggctcagctgtgaagtggtaggccacacaagctcacagaacgggatcgccgagtgctgaagcatcgtctgtcctcggttgcaacactcactacagagttccaaactgcctctggaagcaatgtcatgTTAAGAACCGTTTGTctgaagcttcatgaaatgggtttccatggccgagcagccgcacacaagcctaagatcaccatgcgcaatgccaagcgttggctggagtggtttaAAGTTCGCcgactttggagcagtggaaacgcgtcaccatctggcagtccaacggacgaatctgggtttggcggatgccaggagagcgctacctgccccaacacagctgtaaagtttggtggaggaggaataatgttctggggatGGTTTTAATGGtttaggcctcttagttccagtgaagggaaatcttaacgctacagcatacaatgacattctagatgattctgtgcttccaactttgtggcaacagtttggggaagaccatTTCCTGTTCCAgcttgacaatgcccccgtgcccAAAGAGAAGTTCATACAGAAATGGATGGTCGAGAGCGGtgaggaagaacttgactggcctgtacagaaccctgatctcaaccccatcaaacacctttcagataaattggaacgccgactctgagccaggcctaatcgcccaatatcagtgtccaacctcactaatactcttgtggctgaatggaagcaagtccccacatcaatgttccaacatctagtggaaaaacTTCCCAtgagaggctgttatagcagcaaagaggggaccaactccatattaatgcccatgattttggaacgagatgttggacgagcaggtgtccacatacagtgTAGTGTACTTAACATTTAAAATTCTAATTCAATAAATAATATTCAAACTAAtcaaatgctgaaataaatacatgtgaatgATGAAACATATTTCATCCAGTACACACTGTGAATAAAGACAGCAGCAATAATTATCTTGATGCATAATGATAATGGACATGACATATGGTTAAACataatagtgtatatatataagtTGACTCATCGATGCCCTCTGCAGGCCAGGTGGTCAAACTGCAGCACACAGCCACAGTATATTCATAGTGCACAATTTAGCGAAACATTTTGCAAAGCAAGAAgttttgcaacaacaaaaaaaaacaagtgttTATTTTTAAACAAGTTCAGGTTAAATCCCGGGCCTGTTTTAAACCTGTCTTACTCCGTTCAGTACCTAGTGAATATACCCACAGCTGTTCACCCTCTCATCAGAACACCCGACTAATACAACTCAAATATTATGATCACAAAGTAGGAACATTTTAAAGGAATGTTTAAACAGCGTTTCTCCAAATGTCATCTTCCCTCGATTATATAGATAAAAACAAATCTTAACACAGAAAGCCTCGGCCTTTCATTAAAACATATGTTAAAACATGACATCACCTAATGAGTACTACATCATCACTTAATATCAGGCAGCAACTGGAGGCTCCACCAATAAGAAACACTTATAATGTACTGCTCTGTTCCCTGGGACCTTCAGCTTCATAATGTACTGCTCTGTTCCCTGGGACCTTCAGCTTCATAATGTACTGCTCTGTTCCCTAGGACCTTCAGCTTCATAACGTACTGCTCTGTTCCCTGGGACCTTCAGCTTCATAATGTACTGCTCTGTTCCCTGGGACCTTCAGCTTCATAATGTACTGCTCTGTTCCCTGGGACCTTCAGCTTCATAATGTACTGCTCTGTTCCCTGGGACCTTCAGCTTCATAATGTACTGCTCTGTTCCCTAGGACCTTCAGCTTCATAACGTACTGCTCTGTTCCCTGGGACCTTCAGCTTCATAATGTACTGCTCTGTTCCCTGGGACCTTCAGCTTCATAATGTACTGCTCTGTTCCCTGGGACCTTCAGCTTCATAATGTACTGCTCTGTTCCCTAGGACCTTCAGCTTCATAATGTACTACTCTGTTCCCTGGGACCTTCAGCTTCATAATGTACTGCTCTGTTCCCTAGGACCTTCAGCTTCATAATGTACTGCTCTGTTCCCTGGGACTTCAGCTTCATAATATACTGCTCTGTTCCCTAGAACCTTCAGCTTCATAATGTACTGCTCTGTTCCCTGGGACCTTCAGCTTCATAATGTACTGCTCTGTTCCCTAGGACCTTCAGCTTCATAATATACTGCTCTGTTCCCTGGGACCTTCAGCTTCATAATGTACTGCTCTGTTCCCTAGGACCTTCAGCTTCATAATGTACTGCTCTGTTCCCTGGGACTTCAGCTTCATAATGTACTGCTCTGTTCCCTAGGACCTTCAGCTTCATAATGTACTGCTCTGTTCCCTGGGACCTTCAGCTTCATAATGTACTGCTCTGTTCCCTAGGACCTTCAGCTTCATAATGTACTGCTCTGTTCCCTGGGACCTTCAGCTTCATAATGTACTGCTCTGTTCCCTGGGACCTTCAGCTTCATAATGTACTGCTCTGTTCCCTGGGACCTTCAGCTTCATAATGTACTGCTCTGTTCCCTAGGACCTTCAGCTTCATAATGTACTGCTCTGCTCCCTAGGACCTTCAGCTTCATAATGTACTGCTCTGTTCCCTAGAACCTTCCATTCCATCCAAGTGGACACTTCAGGAGAAGAGTAGAGAATTAGAATGTCGCCTTACCCTTTGACCCCGTCAGTAAAATACCCTCGTACAACCATCCGACTCCTCCTTACATTCTGCTTAGCTACACTGGCAGCACAGcagtaatcagtctggtaattaCAAGGCTATAAAATACCTCACAGCTCGACATCAAGCACTTCCACACACTACTGCACTGACAGTCACACAGGACACAGCCTCCCAGCCTGAGAGTGACggactagagggagggagggaggaggcagtttagtggggaggtggtggaggaagaAGACGTGATCACTCCCGTGGTGTGAAGAAAATAGACGAGTGAGGCTGAGGCAGTGTGGGGTTTaccggtgtcccaaatggcaccttattcccttcatagtgcactactattgaccagagccctattccctatatagtgcactactacagaccagagccctattccctatatagtgcactactttagaccagagccctattccctatatagtgcactactttagaccagatccctatagaaccctattccctatatagtgcactactacagaccagagccctattccctatatagtgcactactttagaccagagccctataggaccctattccctatatagtgcactactttagaccagatccctatagaaccctattccctatatagtgtactactattgaccagagccctattcactatatggggaatagggctctggcctgtagtagtgcactatatagggaatagggctctggtctgtagtagtgcactatatagggaatagggctctggtctgtagtagtacactacataaggaatagggttctggtcaatagtagtgcgctatatagggaatagggttctggtcaatagtagtacactacataaggaatagggttctggtcaataatagtgcactatatagggaatagggtgctattaggGAGGCGTAGTGTTGGCCCTTCCATCAGATGTCAATGGCGATGCCGTGCTTGGTGGAGATCACGTCTCGAGTTCCTGTCAGGTACATGAGCACAGAGCACAGGTGTGGCAGGGTGGCTGTGATGCTCACATACAGCCAATAGGAGATGGGGGCCGTGTTGCCGAACGGACACACCCACAGGCCATGGCGGACCCCGTCTCGGATGTGGTGTGAGGCCAGGGAGATAAACAGCAGCCAGGGCAGAGAACACCACGAGTCCTTTAGCCTGCCCAGCCACAGCACCAGCctcagagagaagcagaggacaGGGATTAGAGAGGAGCAGTGGAGGGGGGGGCGGTTGGGCAGGCTGGTGGCTGCCTGGAGGGGGAAACAGGCAGAAAACATAGGTTATTGTTTATGTTTCTATTCTACATTCCTTCATGAACACTGTGGGCCagattcccagacacagattaggcCTAGTACTGAACTAAGGTTGTTCCAATGGAGATCTTCATTGAGCATGCTTATTAGTCCTAATCTTTTGTCTGTGAAAATGTAGCACACTAATCTATAACTGACGCTGAAAACCAAAGGGAGAACTTTACAGAAATCTTTCTTACTTTGAGCGACAGAGAGCCAGCCATATAGAAGTGATCCAGGTCTATAACAGAGGCCAGTATCCCTGCTAAGATAACTTCATAGAAGTCACTCTTCTTCTTGAGGCCAATGACGATAGCCCAGGACCAGAGGCCTATCAGACAATGGACGGTGTTGTCTAGCACTGCCCGCAGCCACAGGTGCTGTTGGAGTAGGGTCAGCTGCATGACGTGGTCAGCCAGCACACAGAAGGCCCCCAGCGCAGTGCTGGCCAGTAGGGAGGCAGAGGAGAAGGTCTGGAGCAATGCCTGGGCTTTCTCCGTCTCCACGGCCAGGCTCAGGGGCATGGAGCCACCCGTACCCCCAGCAGAGGAGGATGAGTCCAGCTTGGAGTGATACCCTCGCATGGCGCTTCTGGAGGGAGGAGGTCCACTTCCATAGGAGGTCAGCAACACCTAGATGGCAAACTAGAAGACAGTATACTGTAAACATAAATTACACATGAGGGAACTAGCTCTAGTACCGGGTAACATCATTGATAAGGCATGATGGAACTAGCTCTAGTCCAGGGTAACATCATTGATAAGGCATGATGGAACTAGCTCTAGTCCAGGGTAACATCATTAATAAGGCATGATGgaactagctctggtccagggtgtttgTGACGCTAGCTGAT includes the following:
- the LOC139422643 gene encoding transmembrane protein 267: MRGYHSKLDSSSSAGGTGGSMPLSLAVETEKAQALLQTFSSASLLASTALGAFCVLADHVMQLTLLQQHLWLRAVLDNTVHCLIGLWSWAIVIGLKKKSDFYEVILAGILASVIDLDHFYMAGSLSLKAATSLPNRPPLHCSSLIPVLCFSLRLVLWLGRLKDSWCSLPWLLFISLASHHIRDGVRHGLWVCPFGNTAPISYWLYVSITATLPHLCSVLMYLTGTRDVISTKHGIAIDI